In one window of Polaromonas naphthalenivorans CJ2 DNA:
- the tolB gene encoding Tol-Pal system beta propeller repeat protein TolB: MSITPSFSRRSVVSLLAAGAFSSMSAFAQFRVEVSGVGMTQLPIAIAPFRGEAQSPQKIGSIVKADLERSGMFRGVDAGGVVADENTRPDLASWRQKGADAMVTGSVSPLADGRFDVRLRLWDVVREQDLGGQSYTVTKSDLRLSAHRVSDFVYEKLTGEKGIFSTRIAYVTKAGQRYTLWVADSDGESAQSALASPEPIISPAWSPSGAQLAYVSFESRKPVIYSHDVATGKRRLLANFRGSNSAPAWSPDGSQLVATLSQAGGSQIYSIGLNGGDPKRLTQSSSIDTEPAFSPDGRLIYFVSDRGGSPQIYRMSPAGGNAERVTFTGSYNISPVVSPDGRWLAYVSRVGGGFKLHVMELSTGTVTSITDTSADESPSFAPNSRLIVYATQQQGKEALMTTTLDGKIKARLSGAGGDIREPDWGPFQR, from the coding sequence ATGAGCATCACACCATCTTTCAGCCGCCGAAGCGTTGTCAGCCTGTTGGCGGCCGGCGCATTTTCATCCATGTCGGCATTCGCCCAGTTTCGCGTGGAAGTGTCGGGCGTTGGCATGACTCAGTTGCCCATCGCCATTGCACCCTTCAGGGGTGAAGCGCAATCACCACAAAAAATCGGCAGCATCGTCAAGGCTGATCTTGAGCGGAGCGGCATGTTTCGCGGTGTTGACGCTGGAGGCGTCGTGGCAGATGAAAACACCCGTCCCGACCTGGCAAGCTGGCGGCAAAAAGGCGCCGATGCGATGGTGACCGGCAGTGTTTCACCGCTTGCGGACGGGCGCTTTGATGTTCGCCTTCGGTTGTGGGACGTTGTGCGCGAGCAGGATCTTGGCGGCCAGAGCTACACCGTCACAAAATCCGACCTGCGTCTGTCTGCGCACCGAGTCTCTGATTTTGTGTACGAAAAGCTGACGGGTGAAAAAGGCATTTTTTCCACGCGGATTGCCTACGTGACCAAGGCCGGCCAGCGCTACACCTTGTGGGTGGCTGATTCTGATGGAGAAAGTGCCCAGTCAGCCTTGGCAAGTCCTGAACCCATCATTTCTCCCGCATGGTCGCCCAGTGGCGCCCAATTGGCTTATGTGTCCTTTGAGTCCCGCAAGCCAGTGATTTATTCGCATGACGTAGCAACCGGAAAGCGGCGCTTGCTGGCTAATTTCAGGGGCTCCAACAGCGCGCCTGCCTGGTCCCCGGATGGCAGCCAACTGGTTGCCACGTTGAGCCAGGCGGGCGGCTCGCAAATTTATTCAATCGGCCTGAATGGCGGTGATCCGAAGCGGCTGACACAGTCATCGAGCATTGATACCGAGCCCGCATTTTCCCCGGATGGGCGTTTGATTTATTTTGTCAGCGACCGGGGCGGCTCGCCGCAGATTTACCGAATGAGTCCTGCGGGCGGCAACGCAGAAAGAGTTACCTTCACTGGCAGTTACAACATATCGCCGGTGGTGAGTCCCGATGGAAGATGGCTGGCATATGTTTCCCGAGTCGGCGGCGGATTCAAGTTGCATGTCATGGAACTCTCCACCGGAACGGTGACGTCGATCACCGATACTTCTGCCGATGAAAGCCCGAGTTTCGCCCCGAACAGCCGCCTGATTGTTTATGCAACACAGCAGCAGGGCAAGGAAGCGCTGATGACAACCACGCTGGACGGCAAGATAAAAGCACGTTTGTCCGGAGCAGGCGGTGACATTCGCGAGCCTGACTGGGGTCCGTTCCAGCGATAG
- a CDS encoding glycosyltransferase family 2 protein, translating to MAASAAARQGAASVMKISFIVLTYNRTDALLAVLRSLAEQCNPEHEVLIADDGSRQDQVEMLLERCPAFSCPVRHVWHPDVGFTAAGARNLAAHVAKGDYLVFLDGDCIPNKSFVAWHTLLAESGFFVNGSRVLLNKTLTAEVLSGEVNLPHCSAFFWFRARFQGDSNKLLHLIRWPLSLFRVQQDFQWRGIRSCNFGVWRHDFVSVNGFDETFQGWGHEDADLVLRLHHLGLKRKNGFMATEVFHLWHPESKRDQESVNKNRVMARMKTNLVLAEKGLRELDTAAPLKITQLH from the coding sequence ATGGCTGCTTCAGCGGCAGCCCGGCAAGGTGCCGCCAGCGTAATGAAAATAAGCTTTATTGTTCTGACCTACAACAGGACAGATGCGTTGCTTGCCGTCCTGCGCTCTTTGGCAGAGCAATGCAATCCAGAACACGAAGTCTTGATTGCTGATGATGGTTCCAGGCAGGATCAGGTTGAAATGCTATTAGAGCGTTGTCCTGCGTTCTCCTGCCCGGTGCGCCACGTCTGGCATCCGGATGTCGGGTTCACCGCCGCAGGAGCGCGCAATCTGGCGGCCCATGTGGCGAAAGGTGACTACCTGGTTTTTCTTGATGGAGACTGCATTCCGAACAAGTCATTTGTCGCCTGGCACACCCTTCTTGCCGAGTCCGGATTTTTTGTCAATGGAAGCCGGGTTTTGTTGAATAAAACCCTCACTGCCGAAGTGCTCAGTGGCGAAGTAAACCTGCCACATTGCTCTGCTTTTTTCTGGTTCCGGGCTCGTTTCCAGGGCGATAGCAACAAATTGTTGCACCTCATTCGCTGGCCGCTGTCTTTATTCAGGGTACAACAAGACTTTCAATGGCGCGGGATTCGAAGCTGCAACTTCGGCGTTTGGCGACATGATTTCGTCAGTGTCAACGGCTTCGACGAGACTTTCCAGGGATGGGGCCATGAAGACGCCGACCTTGTTCTTCGCCTCCATCATCTGGGCCTCAAGCGGAAAAACGGCTTCATGGCTACCGAGGTGTTTCATCTCTGGCACCCCGAAAGCAAGCGTGACCAGGAATCGGTCAATAAAAACCGCGTCATGGCACGCATGAAAACCAATCTTGTCCTGGCGGAAAAAGGACTTCGGGAACTCGACACTGCGGCGCCCCTCAAAATAACTCAATTGCACTGA
- a CDS encoding glycosyltransferase family 2 protein, with translation MPSLSVTVITKNEAHNIEACLRSVAFADEVIVLDSGSTDNTVQIALSMGADVSTNSDWKGFGVQKNRALALAKSDWVLSIDADERVPAELQAEIRAALEASDFDVYSMPRLSSYCGQYMHHSGWYPDRVTRLFRRHSARFSDDLVHEKIVTTSKVGQLNSRLLHESFNNLEAVLDKTNRYSTAGAQSLFNKGKPASVGKALGHGMWAFVRTYFLRLGFLDGRLGLVLAISNAEGTYYRYLKLWLLQRQPGKVPPA, from the coding sequence TTGCCAAGTTTGTCTGTCACCGTCATCACTAAAAATGAAGCGCATAACATTGAAGCGTGCCTGCGCTCTGTAGCATTTGCTGATGAGGTCATCGTCCTGGATTCCGGCAGTACGGATAACACTGTGCAGATAGCCCTTTCCATGGGTGCTGACGTAAGCACGAACTCCGACTGGAAGGGGTTTGGCGTTCAAAAAAATCGTGCCCTGGCATTGGCCAAGTCGGATTGGGTACTTTCAATCGATGCCGATGAGCGAGTGCCAGCCGAGTTGCAGGCCGAAATCCGTGCTGCGCTTGAAGCGTCGGACTTCGACGTTTACTCTATGCCTCGTCTTTCAAGTTATTGCGGACAGTACATGCATCATTCAGGCTGGTATCCCGATCGTGTGACACGCCTGTTTCGTCGGCATTCGGCCCGGTTTTCAGACGACCTGGTCCATGAAAAGATCGTGACCACAAGCAAGGTTGGACAACTGAATTCCCGCTTGCTGCACGAAAGTTTCAACAACCTTGAAGCTGTTCTCGATAAAACCAATCGCTATTCAACGGCAGGCGCCCAAAGCTTGTTCAACAAAGGCAAGCCTGCATCTGTCGGCAAGGCTCTTGGCCATGGCATGTGGGCCTTCGTTCGGACCTATTTTTTGCGGCTCGGGTTTTTGGATGGACGCTTGGGCCTGGTTCTCGCAATTTCCAATGCCGAAGGTACTTACTACAGGTATCTGAAGCTATGGCTGCTTCAGCGGCAGCCCGGCAAGGTGCCGCCAGCGTAA
- a CDS encoding O-antigen ligase family protein — protein MAAASVGLSMVLISIAKLLLVIFGLAVVLFARRAPAAGSPLTGMSTPVAVLLAFFAFALSLFWTVAPQAEALGSLAKYGKLITIVLMVLIIRDRREANYALGAFVAAQTFLLASSWMLFARLALPWATSRMALTEYSVFSSYLDQGIMSAVFAGICWHFREHAPGRFGSRLAVFLALAALANVLFILSGRTGHVVAIALVSLAIMWELPKKYRAMVVLLPFLLALGLFFSSSKVRDRLTKVETEVQSYSTQAEPVTSSGIRLNLWRRAIQSIGQHPLAGSGVGSWSSEFNRLQRAQNPAHIDIDSNGNPHQEYLLWGVQLGIPGMLLFLALLLSVLRDTLKMDKPYSRAAQSTLLALAIACLFNSSLYDAQIGDFFCILMGLLLALGLKKVPDLHIATHHYKQAV, from the coding sequence ATGGCTGCAGCGTCCGTCGGATTGTCGATGGTTCTTATCAGCATCGCCAAGCTACTGCTGGTCATCTTCGGCCTGGCTGTTGTGCTCTTCGCGCGGCGCGCGCCGGCTGCAGGCAGCCCACTGACGGGAATGAGCACCCCGGTGGCAGTGCTGCTGGCCTTCTTTGCATTCGCACTGAGCCTTTTCTGGACCGTGGCGCCACAAGCCGAGGCCTTGGGCTCTCTGGCCAAGTACGGCAAGCTGATCACGATAGTCCTGATGGTGCTCATCATCCGCGACCGGCGCGAAGCAAATTATGCGCTGGGCGCTTTTGTCGCCGCACAGACCTTTCTGCTGGCCAGTTCGTGGATGCTGTTCGCCCGCCTTGCGCTGCCATGGGCAACGTCGCGCATGGCGCTGACCGAGTATTCGGTGTTTTCCAGCTACCTCGACCAAGGCATCATGAGCGCCGTGTTTGCGGGCATCTGCTGGCATTTTCGGGAACATGCTCCCGGCCGATTTGGCTCCAGGCTGGCTGTTTTTCTGGCCCTTGCAGCGCTGGCCAATGTGCTTTTTATCCTGAGCGGACGCACGGGCCATGTGGTGGCCATCGCGCTGGTCTCCCTGGCCATCATGTGGGAGTTGCCGAAAAAATACCGCGCCATGGTTGTCCTCTTGCCCTTCTTGCTGGCGCTGGGCCTGTTTTTCAGTTCAAGCAAAGTCCGTGATCGATTGACCAAGGTTGAAACCGAAGTCCAGTCCTACTCCACCCAGGCAGAGCCCGTCACGTCGTCAGGCATCCGGCTCAATCTCTGGCGCAGGGCCATTCAGAGCATTGGCCAGCACCCGCTGGCAGGATCAGGCGTCGGCAGCTGGAGCAGCGAATTCAACCGGCTTCAACGCGCGCAAAATCCTGCCCATATTGATATAGACAGCAACGGCAACCCCCATCAGGAATATCTTCTCTGGGGGGTGCAGCTAGGCATTCCGGGCATGCTTCTTTTCCTTGCCCTGCTGCTTTCGGTGCTGCGAGACACGCTGAAGATGGACAAACCTTATTCGCGGGCAGCGCAGTCCACGCTGCTTGCGCTGGCCATTGCGTGCCTTTTCAACTCATCCCTCTACGATGCGCAGATAGGCGATTTTTTCTGCATCCTGATGGGTTTGCTGCTGGCCCTGGGTCTTAAAAAAGTTCCTGACCTGCATATCGCCACGCATCATTACAAGCAGGCTGTGTGA
- the msbA gene encoding lipid A export permease/ATP-binding protein MsbA, which translates to MTKTPKLTLLRRLARVWPYFSGSRAGWALAIGATIVASATEPFVPALLKPLLDRGFQRDSFNLWLVPVTLMLLFIIRGLSGFLAQFALAKVTNDGLLQLRKAMFDKLLSARLTLFADQSSSMIANTVVYEVFNGSSSLINAIMRLARDVLTLLALIGYLVYLNWKLTLIVGFLFPAVAFVIQVLSKRLYRLTKESQTATDSLAYVVEENVMAHRDVRLHGAQASQASRFDSLSHSLRRLSMKSTAAYAGMSAITQVLAAMALSAVISIALMQSAENTTTVGGFVAFVTAMLLLIAPIKSLSDAATPVTRGLAALERGLDLMDLTPNETSGSFVKARAVGAIEFSSVTVAYKTDTTPVLQDFNLCVTAGETLAIVGASGSGKTTLVNLLPRFVEISAGSITLDDQDIRDWNLASLRSQFAFVSQHVVMLNSSIAENVALGQPIDPARVKECLEAANLASLLAGLPEGLDTVLGHNAMQLSGGQRQRLAIARALYKDAPILVLDEATSALDTESEIAVQDAVRRLTSGRTSLVIAHRLSTIQNADRIIMMDAGRIIESGTHKELLAKNGAFAHLYRLGFQSSSPVQAAPIQPLNV; encoded by the coding sequence GTGACCAAAACCCCAAAACTGACGCTGCTCCGCAGGCTTGCGCGCGTGTGGCCGTACTTCAGCGGGTCGCGGGCGGGCTGGGCGCTGGCCATAGGCGCGACCATCGTCGCCTCAGCGACCGAGCCTTTTGTTCCGGCCTTGCTCAAACCCTTGCTGGACCGTGGCTTTCAGCGGGACTCTTTCAACCTCTGGCTGGTGCCTGTGACGCTGATGCTGCTGTTCATCATCCGGGGGCTGTCGGGATTCCTGGCGCAGTTCGCGCTGGCCAAGGTGACCAATGACGGGCTGCTCCAGCTGCGCAAGGCAATGTTTGACAAGCTTCTGAGCGCGCGGCTGACCCTGTTTGCCGACCAAAGCTCCAGCATGATTGCCAATACCGTCGTGTACGAAGTGTTCAACGGCTCATCCTCGCTGATCAACGCCATCATGCGGCTTGCGCGCGATGTGCTGACGCTGCTGGCACTGATCGGGTATCTGGTTTACCTGAACTGGAAACTGACGCTGATCGTCGGCTTTCTGTTTCCTGCGGTCGCGTTCGTCATCCAGGTCTTGTCCAAACGCCTGTACCGCCTGACCAAGGAAAGCCAGACGGCCACGGACAGCCTGGCCTACGTGGTTGAAGAAAATGTCATGGCGCATCGCGACGTTCGCCTGCATGGTGCGCAGGCCAGCCAGGCCAGCCGCTTCGACAGCCTGAGCCATTCGCTGCGTCGCCTGTCGATGAAATCGACGGCGGCCTATGCCGGCATGAGTGCCATCACGCAGGTGCTTGCAGCCATGGCGCTGTCGGCCGTCATTTCAATTGCACTGATGCAAAGCGCGGAAAACACCACCACGGTGGGCGGCTTCGTGGCTTTTGTGACCGCCATGCTGCTGCTGATCGCGCCCATCAAAAGCCTGTCGGATGCCGCCACGCCGGTCACGCGCGGACTGGCCGCCCTGGAGCGCGGCCTGGACCTCATGGACTTGACGCCCAACGAAACCAGCGGTTCTTTCGTGAAAGCCAGGGCGGTTGGTGCGATTGAATTTTCCAGTGTCACCGTCGCCTACAAGACCGACACCACGCCCGTCCTGCAGGACTTCAACCTTTGCGTGACAGCCGGCGAAACGCTCGCCATCGTGGGCGCATCGGGTTCCGGAAAGACAACGCTGGTGAACCTGCTGCCCCGGTTTGTTGAAATAAGCGCTGGCAGCATCACCCTGGATGACCAGGACATTCGCGACTGGAACCTGGCCTCGCTGCGTTCGCAGTTTGCCTTTGTCAGCCAGCATGTCGTCATGCTCAACAGCAGCATTGCCGAGAATGTGGCCCTTGGGCAGCCCATTGACCCGGCAAGGGTCAAGGAATGCCTAGAGGCAGCCAACCTGGCTTCGTTGCTGGCCGGCCTTCCCGAGGGCCTGGACACGGTTCTTGGCCACAACGCCATGCAGCTTTCTGGCGGCCAGCGCCAGCGGCTGGCGATTGCGCGCGCGCTTTACAAGGATGCGCCCATCCTGGTTCTTGATGAAGCCACCTCGGCGCTTGACACCGAATCGGAAATCGCCGTGCAGGACGCGGTCAGGCGGCTGACCTCGGGGCGCACATCGCTGGTGATCGCGCACCGGCTGTCCACCATCCAGAATGCTGACCGCATCATCATGATGGATGCGGGACGGATTATCGAATCAGGCACCCACAAGGAACTGCTGGCGAAAAATGGGGCTTTCGCGCACCTTTACAGGCTGGGCTTTCAGTCATCCTCACCTGTCCAGGCCGCGCCGATTCAGCCTTTGAATGTGTAG
- a CDS encoding DUF2726 domain-containing protein, with the protein MNEWTVIAAGVGLLAGMALGALLWAWWLRRPKDGDRLHLPARWPLRGRPIVNGNEQEVWQALRQIFPDHAVVVKIPILRFTKLHEARDLNSSKRSAKARADDRLKSEQWLEMLDGLYATFTVCTLKGKVVGCVDVPGKLALTKASRELKEALLLDCGIAYTVVNAFNLPDASTMRELFLGELPVQTLEHQVTRGGDSEFHADLAAFTLQQAGGAS; encoded by the coding sequence TTGAATGAATGGACAGTCATTGCAGCGGGAGTGGGTCTGCTTGCCGGAATGGCATTGGGCGCATTGCTGTGGGCCTGGTGGCTGCGCCGCCCAAAGGACGGCGACAGGCTGCATTTGCCTGCGCGGTGGCCGTTGCGCGGCCGCCCGATTGTCAATGGCAATGAACAGGAGGTCTGGCAGGCGTTGAGGCAGATTTTTCCTGACCATGCGGTCGTGGTGAAAATTCCCATCCTGCGGTTTACCAAGCTGCACGAGGCACGGGATTTGAACTCATCCAAACGCAGTGCCAAGGCCAGAGCCGATGATCGGCTCAAGAGCGAGCAATGGCTGGAAATGCTCGATGGCCTCTATGCCACTTTCACTGTCTGCACCTTGAAGGGCAAGGTCGTCGGGTGCGTGGATGTGCCGGGCAAGCTGGCATTGACCAAGGCCAGCCGTGAATTGAAGGAAGCCCTGCTGCTGGACTGCGGCATTGCCTATACCGTCGTGAACGCTTTCAACCTGCCCGATGCCAGCACCATGCGCGAGTTGTTTCTGGGCGAGTTGCCGGTGCAGACGCTAGAGCATCAGGTGACGCGTGGCGGGGACAGCGAATTCCATGCCGATCTGGCTGCGTTCACCCTGCAGCAGGCCGGCGGGGCCAGCTGA
- a CDS encoding amino acid ABC transporter permease, which yields MEQVLWFGWFRADIVSQYATLFWHGLQMTIAVTLICIVQGTALGLAVGLARVAEARHSPAKQLCKYLLRWPAAVYVSFFRGTPLFVQILLIHFAVLPLFINPSDGLLISGEAARDLKQNYGAFLSGVVALTLNSGAYISEIFRAGIQSIDKGQVEASRSLGMSFPRTMYHIVLPQAFRRMLPPLGNNAISLLKDSSLISAIGLAELAYAARTVAGAYSRYWEPYLTISLMYWVLTLGLAYGVKRLEARYGRGDSR from the coding sequence ATGGAACAAGTTCTCTGGTTCGGCTGGTTTCGCGCCGACATCGTTTCCCAATACGCCACGCTGTTCTGGCACGGCCTGCAGATGACCATTGCCGTCACGCTGATCTGCATCGTGCAAGGTACGGCGCTGGGCCTGGCCGTCGGCCTGGCGCGCGTGGCCGAAGCACGCCATTCCCCGGCAAAGCAATTGTGCAAATACCTGCTGCGGTGGCCGGCAGCGGTCTATGTCAGCTTTTTCCGGGGCACGCCGCTGTTTGTGCAGATCCTGCTGATTCACTTTGCCGTCCTGCCGCTGTTCATCAATCCGTCTGACGGCCTGCTGATTTCGGGCGAAGCGGCTCGCGACCTGAAGCAGAACTACGGCGCCTTCCTGTCGGGCGTGGTGGCGCTGACGCTCAATTCGGGCGCCTACATTTCCGAGATTTTCCGGGCCGGCATCCAGTCCATCGACAAAGGCCAGGTCGAGGCCTCGCGCTCCCTGGGCATGTCGTTTCCCCGGACGATGTACCACATCGTTCTGCCGCAGGCGTTTCGCCGGATGCTGCCGCCGCTGGGCAACAACGCCATCTCGCTGCTCAAGGACTCGTCGCTGATCTCGGCGATTGGCCTGGCCGAACTGGCCTATGCGGCGCGCACGGTGGCCGGCGCCTACTCCCGCTACTGGGAGCCGTATCTCACGATTTCGCTCATGTACTGGGTGCTGACGCTGGGCCTGGCCTACGGCGTCAAACGACTGGAGGCTCGCTATGGAAGAGGTGATTCACGTTAA
- a CDS encoding amino acid ABC transporter ATP-binding protein, with product MEEVIHVKGLTKLFGRHAVLRGIDCAIKATEVVCVIGPSGSGKSTFLRCLNGLEDASGGEVLVHGVSVHEPKTDVDALRSEIGMVFQRFNLFPHKTVLENIMLAPCKVRGLTTAQARLRASELLEKVGLLEKIDAYPNQLSGGQQQRVAIARALAMQPRIMLFDEPTSALDPEMVGEVLAVMQALAEEGMTMVVVTHEMGFARQVADRVLFIDEGVVVEEGTPAAIFDNPQEDRTRRFLSKVL from the coding sequence ATGGAAGAGGTGATTCACGTTAAAGGCCTGACCAAGCTGTTTGGCAGGCATGCGGTGCTGCGCGGCATTGACTGCGCCATCAAGGCCACCGAAGTGGTGTGCGTGATCGGGCCGTCAGGCTCGGGCAAGAGCACTTTCCTTCGCTGCCTGAATGGACTGGAAGATGCATCAGGCGGCGAGGTGCTGGTGCATGGCGTGTCGGTGCATGAACCGAAAACCGATGTCGATGCGCTGCGCTCGGAAATCGGCATGGTGTTCCAGCGCTTCAACCTGTTCCCGCACAAGACCGTGCTTGAAAACATCATGCTGGCGCCGTGCAAGGTGCGCGGCCTGACCACGGCCCAGGCCCGGCTGCGCGCCAGCGAATTGCTGGAAAAAGTCGGGCTGCTGGAGAAGATCGACGCCTACCCCAATCAGTTGTCAGGCGGGCAGCAGCAGCGCGTGGCGATTGCGCGGGCGCTGGCGATGCAGCCGCGCATCATGCTGTTTGACGAACCCACTTCCGCGCTGGACCCTGAAATGGTCGGCGAGGTGCTGGCCGTCATGCAGGCGCTGGCCGAGGAAGGCATGACCATGGTGGTCGTGACGCACGAGATGGGCTTTGCCCGCCAGGTGGCCGACCGGGTGCTGTTCATCGACGAAGGCGTGGTGGTGGAAGAAGGAACGCCGGCCGCGATTTTTGACAACCCGCAGGAAGACCGGACACGCCGTTTCCTGAGCAAGGTTCTGTAG
- a CDS encoding DUF3820 family protein yields MKPEDLQLLLEREMPFGKYKGRLIADLPGNYLNWFAREGFPKGEIGRLLALMHEIDHNGLSSLLEPLRKP; encoded by the coding sequence GTGAAGCCCGAGGATTTGCAGCTGCTGCTGGAGCGTGAAATGCCATTCGGCAAATACAAGGGCAGGCTGATTGCCGACCTGCCCGGCAACTACCTGAACTGGTTTGCCCGCGAAGGCTTTCCCAAGGGCGAAATCGGCCGCCTGCTGGCGCTGATGCACGAGATTGACCACAACGGCCTGTCGTCGCTGCTGGAGCCGCTGCGCAAGCCTTGA
- a CDS encoding translation initiation factor Sui1: MKKALSNTGLVYSTDAGRMCPGCRQPASACICKLAKALPKSDGVARVSRSTKGRGGKTVTLVTGLALDELALVQLGKQLKAACGSGGTVKDGVIEVQGDHCEQVLLALGKQGFVAKRAGG, translated from the coding sequence ATGAAAAAAGCTCTTTCCAACACCGGCCTGGTCTATTCGACCGATGCCGGAAGAATGTGCCCCGGCTGCCGCCAGCCTGCATCGGCCTGCATCTGCAAGCTGGCCAAAGCGCTGCCCAAATCCGATGGCGTGGCGCGTGTCTCCCGAAGCACCAAGGGCCGGGGCGGCAAAACCGTCACGCTGGTCACCGGGCTGGCGCTGGACGAGCTAGCGCTGGTTCAGCTCGGCAAGCAGCTCAAGGCGGCCTGCGGTTCGGGCGGAACGGTCAAGGACGGCGTCATCGAAGTGCAGGGCGACCACTGCGAGCAGGTGTTGCTGGCGCTGGGCAAACAGGGATTTGTTGCCAAGCGGGCAGGGGGCTGA
- a CDS encoding surface-adhesin E family protein has product MKKILLLLCLWSASLQAQTVWFNVMGDPADETVNTIEVDPTPVSINGETRIMRVRVSRSANRVNWDGAPYRSYVSEVLFDCANNTARYISIDYYRQPAWKGEPDQRWLYSQGKPRPMQFRDVEPNPYRRIIRAACETDSITNN; this is encoded by the coding sequence ATGAAAAAAATATTGCTTCTGCTGTGCTTGTGGAGTGCGTCCCTGCAAGCGCAAACGGTCTGGTTCAACGTCATGGGCGACCCGGCGGATGAAACCGTCAACACCATCGAGGTGGACCCGACCCCGGTTTCCATCAACGGCGAAACGCGCATCATGCGCGTCAGGGTGAGCCGCTCGGCGAACCGCGTCAACTGGGATGGCGCGCCTTACCGCTCTTATGTGTCGGAAGTTCTTTTTGACTGCGCGAACAATACGGCCCGCTATATCTCCATTGACTATTACCGTCAGCCGGCGTGGAAGGGCGAGCCCGATCAACGATGGCTGTATTCACAAGGCAAACCTCGCCCGATGCAGTTCCGCGATGTCGAGCCCAATCCGTACCGGCGAATCATCCGTGCGGCATGCGAGACCGACAGCATCACCAACAATTGA